The following proteins are encoded in a genomic region of Ctenopharyngodon idella isolate HZGC_01 chromosome 12, HZGC01, whole genome shotgun sequence:
- the mrtfab gene encoding myocardin related transcription factor Ab isoform X4, giving the protein MAIHSVLQLKLQQRRTREELVSQGIMPPLKSPAAFHEQRKSLERARTEDYLKRKIRSRPERSELVRMHILEETSAEPSLQAKQLKLKRARLADDLNDKISHRPGPIELIHKNILPVHTLIGTESPKGESSSLDEDSSDALSPDPLCSQDSPLGLAPQHSPSDMLNMNGDLSPTRFLTQAPPPPLVASDASPPQNLTSETNMTNSSRPPTGHTKSKSSTDRTSHRSKKPKDNKPKVKKLKYHQYIPPDQKNDREPPPQLDSSYAKILHQQQLFLQLQIINQQQQHYNYHTILPAPPKLSAEKQQPTSLGPSPSQTISTCSTVSSNQNGPNRQSQPTVGGAKPSTLPANLDEFKVAELKHELKLRGLTVSGTKNDLIERLKNYQEQNNGSSAAGAAAIKKTVPAQLPQVSVQSSGAAPHQTTKDAAAPVSAFPKAATTRVHSTTPPQIMRFSSTSSSPPVSPTPSDRSLAGLSPDETSCNGDVFGEMVSSPLTQLSLHPSPDHPSPIKEESLGLMQASCSLSRSGSLPVSQRQDPLGSAVDKDQMLQEKDKQIEELTRMLRQKQRLVETLRSQLEQGKRGAAAEVSDNTGNAEIPSLSNGVEVRVKEEVKEEMDTSEDLQKQVQPMKKIQTPCSQQTLLKLQQIHRLQVQQQQQMLVDLPNVQNAQLLQQQKQQINPQKLQQEQGKTQVLQLQKQQKAQLLQQQKLQLLQQQHKVKLLQQQQQKTLLQQQQKNQLQQQKKTALLQQQQQQKLQQLIIQQSQQKQLQTNQKQQQTPQLQTPQVSQVFINQPSSTQITTSFPLDLLKAHPTPTLVTDSNGNRYLIALTSNSLESLTGKSPQSKTNGRITLQRLQSTPSKLPSQSSADMASSANQSQAVKEPISKVQKVGLHLETTSVQESSQPVSAPPSFEPFFSGDSNPLNKPSSPPSFKEDTCPTFDRHTLFTPSSPKPNSHPPQHFKDNVSNNQQIDDLFEILIKSGEISSGFKASQDPSLSDLHSSPPTPSPPPSPLHLSPPTHHPDPVPAPSQQLPDTQDRPCSRAVRLEDFLESTTGAPLLGVEPDGPLTLIDDLHNQMLSTSSILDHPSSPMDTSDLSFSPHPANLDFEDPTLDVMDWLDIPVVGGGSNCNGGGMVLAPLSSHTPPSVFSADFLDSSDLQIHWDSCL; this is encoded by the exons TTCTTCAGCTCAAACTACAACAAAGAAGGACGCGAGAGGAGCTGGTCAGCCAAGGAATCATGCCTC CTCTGAAGAGTCCAGCTGCCTTCCACGAACAGAGGAAAAGTCTGGAGAGAGCACGC ACTGAGGATTACCTGAAGAGGAAGATCAGGAGTCGGCCAGAGAGGTCAGAACTGGTCAGAATGCACATCCTAGAAG AGACTTCAGCCGAGCCGTCACTGCAGGCCAAGCAGCTGAAGCTGAAGAGAGCTCGACTGGCAGACGATCTCAATGATAAAATCTCCCACCGGCCTGGTCCTATCGAGCTCATCCACAAGAACATCCTCCCTGTGCACACGCTCATTG GTACAGAGTCTCCAAAGGGTGAGAGTTCCTCATTGGATGAGGACAGTAGTGATGCGCTGTCACCGGATCCCCTGTGCAGTCAGGACTCTCCGTTGGGTCTTGCCCCTCAACACTCCCCCTCTGATATGCTGAATATGAATGGAGACTTATCACCCACTCGG TTTCTCACTCAGGCCCCACCTCCTCCACTTGTTGCATCTGATGCCTCTCCACCACAGAATCTAACCAGTGAAACTAACATGACAAACTCTTCCCGTCCACCAACGGGACATACAAAG TCCAAGTCCAGCACAGATCGGACTTCTCATCGATCCAAGAAACCCAAAGATAACAAGCCCAAAGTGAAGAAACTCAAATATCACCAGTATATTCCACCTGACCAGAAGAACGACCGGGAGCCGCCTCCTCAGCTGGACTCTTCGTACGCCAAGATCCTCCACCAGCAGCAGCTTTTCCTTCAGCTTCAGATCATCAACCAGCAACAGCAGCACTACAACTATCACACTATCTTACCCGCCCCTCCAAA ACTTTCTGCTGAAAAGCAGCAACCAACCAGTCTGGGCCCCTCCCCTTCCCAGACTATTTCCACATGCTCGACAGTCTCCTCCAATCAGAATGGGCCCAATCGTCAGAGCCAGCCTACAGTGGGAGGAGCTAAGCCCAGCACTTTGCCTGCAAACCTGGATGAGTTCAAA GTTGCGGAACTTAAACATGAGCTCAAACTGAGGGGTCTGACAGTATCGGGAACTAAAAACGATCTCATTGAACGACTGAAGAACTACCAGGAGCAGAACAATGGATCATCAGCCGCAGGAGctgcagctataaaaaaaactgttcctGCTCAGCTACCGCAGGTGTCCGTTCAGTCGTCTGGTGCCGCCCCACATCAAACCACAAAAGACGCGGCTGCTCCAGTGTCTGCCTTTCCCAAAGCGGCTACCACTAGGGTCCACAGCACAACTCCACCTCAAATCATGCGCTTCAGCAGCACAAGCTCCTCCCCTCCTGTATCTCCTACCCCCTCCGACCGCTCTCTGGCCGGATTGAGTCCAGATGAGACCAGCTGCAATGGAGATGTGTTTGGAGAAATG GTTAGCTCACCTCTCACCCAGCTCAGCCTGCACCCCTCTCCAGACCACCCATCTCCAATTAAAGAGGAGTCTCTCGGGCTGATGCAGGCATCCTGCAGCCTTTCTCGCTCGGGTTCGCTTCCAGTCTCACAGCGTCAGGATCCGTTAGGATCTGCAGTGGACAAAGACCAAATGCTTCAGGAGAAGGACAAGCAGATCGAGGAGCTGACACGCATGCTCAGACAGAAGCAGAGGCTGGTGGAGACTCTGCGCTCTCAGCTGGAGCAGGGTAAGCGCGGAGCAGCTGCAGAGGTCTCAGACAACACGGGTAATGCTGAAATACCTTCACTGTCTAACGGAGTGGAAGTGAGGGTGAAGGAAGAGGTCAAGGAGGAAATGGACACATCAGAGGACCTGCAGAAGCAAGTCCAGCCCATGAAAAAGATCCAGACGCCGTGTTCGCAGCAGACTCTGCTCAAGCTGCAGCAGATTCACCGGCTGCaggtgcagcagcagcagcaaatgCTGGTGGACCTACCAAACGTACAGAACGCACAGTTACTGCAACAGCAAAAGCAGCAAATTAACCCACAGAAACTGCAGCAAGAGCAAGGAAAGACACAGGTGTTACAGCTGCAGAAGCAGCAGAAGGCACAATTACTGCAGCAGCAGAAGTTGCAGttactgcagcagcagcataagGTGAAGTTACTacaacagcagcaacagaagacactgttacaacagcagcagaagaaTCAATTGCAGCAGCAAAAGAAGACAGCATTactgcaacagcagcagcaacaaaaGTTGCAGCAGCTCATCATCCAGCAGAGCCAACAAAAGCAGCTACAAACCAATCAGAAGCAGCAACAGACGCCACAGTTACAGACACCACAG gttTCACAGGTGTTCATCAATCAGCCGTCTAGTACTCAAATTACTACGTCTTTCCCACTGGATCTCCTGAAAGCTCACCCCACACCCACGCTGGTCACTGACAGCAATGGCAACCGTTATCTGATTGCACTCACCAGTAATAGTTTGGAAAGCCTGACTGGAAAGTCTCCTCAGAGCAAAACTAATGGACGGATTACTCTACAG AGATTGCAGTCAACCCCTTCTAAGCTCCCTAGCCAGTCATCTGCTGATATGGCTAGTTCTGCCAACCAATCACAAGCTGTCAAAGAGCCCATCTCCAAA GTTCAGAAAGTAGGGCTCCACTTGGAAACCACAAGTGTTCAGGAGTCTAGCCAGCCAGTGTCCGCCCCACCCAGCTTTGAGCCCTTCTTCTCTGGGGATTCTAACCCACTGAACAAACCCTCTTCACCCCCTTCATTTAAG GAGGACACTTGCCCAACTTTTGATCGACATACTTTGTTCACCCCTTCCTCCCCAAAGCCGAACTCTCACCCCCCTCAACATTTTAAA GATAATGTCTCTAACAACCAGCAAATAGATGATTTGTTCGAAATCCTGATCAAGAGTGgag AAATTTCATCTGGATTTAAAGCCAGTCAAGACCCCTCCCTGTCAGACCTCCACTCCAGCCCACCCACTCCATCCCCACCTCCTTCTCCGCTCCACCTCTCGCCACCCACACATCACCCTGACCCTGTTCCCGCTCCTTCCCAGCAGCTCCCGGACACCCAGGACAGGCCTTGCTCTAGAGCTGTCCGCCTCGAGGACTTCCTGGAGAGCACCACCGGTGCTCCTCTCCTTGGCGTGGAGCCGGACGGCCCATTGACGTTGATCGATGACCTCCACAACCAAATGCTGAGCACTTCCAGTATTCTGGACCATCCCTCATCTCCAATGGACACCAGTGACCTGAGCTTCTCACCCCACCCAGCCAACCTGGACTTTGAAGACCCCACCCTGGATGTCATGGATTGGCTGGACATACCCGTGGTAGGAGGGGGCAGTAATTGTAACGGCGGGGGTATGGTCCTTGCCCCTCTCAGCTCGCACACCCCACCCAGTGTATTTTCTGCAGACTTTTTGGACAGTTCAGATCTGCAGATCCATTGGGACTCGTGTTTGTAG
- the mrtfab gene encoding myocardin related transcription factor Ab isoform X2, translating into MVSAVGNGSVPSPQSEAVASELQELSLQSVPSLLPLKERKNVLQLKLQQRRTREELVSQGIMPPLKSPAAFHEQRKSLERARTEDYLKRKIRSRPERSELVRMHILEETSAEPSLQAKQLKLKRARLADDLNDKISHRPGPIELIHKNILPVHTLIGTESPKGESSSLDEDSSDALSPDPLCSQDSPLGLAPQHSPSDMLNMNGDLSPTRFLTQAPPPPLVASDASPPQNLTSETNMTNSSRPPTGHTKSKSSTDRTSHRSKKPKDNKPKVKKLKYHQYIPPDQKNDREPPPQLDSSYAKILHQQQLFLQLQIINQQQQHYNYHTILPAPPKLSAEKQQPTSLGPSPSQTISTCSTVSSNQNGPNRQSQPTVGGAKPSTLPANLDEFKVAELKHELKLRGLTVSGTKNDLIERLKNYQEQNNGSSAAGAAAIKKTVPAQLPQVSVQSSGAAPHQTTKDAAAPVSAFPKAATTRVHSTTPPQIMRFSSTSSSPPVSPTPSDRSLAGLSPDETSCNGDVFGEMVSSPLTQLSLHPSPDHPSPIKEESLGLMQASCSLSRSGSLPVSQRQDPLGSAVDKDQMLQEKDKQIEELTRMLRQKQRLVETLRSQLEQGKRGAAAEVSDNTGNAEIPSLSNGVEVRVKEEVKEEMDTSEDLQKQVQPMKKIQTPCSQQTLLKLQQIHRLQVQQQQQMLVDLPNVQNAQLLQQQKQQINPQKLQQEQGKTQVLQLQKQQKAQLLQQQKLQLLQQQHKVKLLQQQQQKTLLQQQQKNQLQQQKKTALLQQQQQQKLQQLIIQQSQQKQLQTNQKQQQTPQLQTPQVSQVFINQPSSTQITTSFPLDLLKAHPTPTLVTDSNGNRYLIALTSNSLESLTGKSPQSKTNGRITLQRLQSTPSKLPSQSSADMASSANQSQAVKEPISKVQKVGLHLETTSVQESSQPVSAPPSFEPFFSGDSNPLNKPSSPPSFKEDTCPTFDRHTLFTPSSPKPNSHPPQHFKDNVSNNQQIDDLFEILIKSGEISSGFKASQDPSLSDLHSSPPTPSPPPSPLHLSPPTHHPDPVPAPSQQLPDTQDRPCSRAVRLEDFLESTTGAPLLGVEPDGPLTLIDDLHNQMLSTSSILDHPSSPMDTSDLSFSPHPANLDFEDPTLDVMDWLDIPVVGGGSNCNGGGMVLAPLSSHTPPSVFSADFLDSSDLQIHWDSCL; encoded by the exons TTCTTCAGCTCAAACTACAACAAAGAAGGACGCGAGAGGAGCTGGTCAGCCAAGGAATCATGCCTC CTCTGAAGAGTCCAGCTGCCTTCCACGAACAGAGGAAAAGTCTGGAGAGAGCACGC ACTGAGGATTACCTGAAGAGGAAGATCAGGAGTCGGCCAGAGAGGTCAGAACTGGTCAGAATGCACATCCTAGAAG AGACTTCAGCCGAGCCGTCACTGCAGGCCAAGCAGCTGAAGCTGAAGAGAGCTCGACTGGCAGACGATCTCAATGATAAAATCTCCCACCGGCCTGGTCCTATCGAGCTCATCCACAAGAACATCCTCCCTGTGCACACGCTCATTG GTACAGAGTCTCCAAAGGGTGAGAGTTCCTCATTGGATGAGGACAGTAGTGATGCGCTGTCACCGGATCCCCTGTGCAGTCAGGACTCTCCGTTGGGTCTTGCCCCTCAACACTCCCCCTCTGATATGCTGAATATGAATGGAGACTTATCACCCACTCGG TTTCTCACTCAGGCCCCACCTCCTCCACTTGTTGCATCTGATGCCTCTCCACCACAGAATCTAACCAGTGAAACTAACATGACAAACTCTTCCCGTCCACCAACGGGACATACAAAG TCCAAGTCCAGCACAGATCGGACTTCTCATCGATCCAAGAAACCCAAAGATAACAAGCCCAAAGTGAAGAAACTCAAATATCACCAGTATATTCCACCTGACCAGAAGAACGACCGGGAGCCGCCTCCTCAGCTGGACTCTTCGTACGCCAAGATCCTCCACCAGCAGCAGCTTTTCCTTCAGCTTCAGATCATCAACCAGCAACAGCAGCACTACAACTATCACACTATCTTACCCGCCCCTCCAAA ACTTTCTGCTGAAAAGCAGCAACCAACCAGTCTGGGCCCCTCCCCTTCCCAGACTATTTCCACATGCTCGACAGTCTCCTCCAATCAGAATGGGCCCAATCGTCAGAGCCAGCCTACAGTGGGAGGAGCTAAGCCCAGCACTTTGCCTGCAAACCTGGATGAGTTCAAA GTTGCGGAACTTAAACATGAGCTCAAACTGAGGGGTCTGACAGTATCGGGAACTAAAAACGATCTCATTGAACGACTGAAGAACTACCAGGAGCAGAACAATGGATCATCAGCCGCAGGAGctgcagctataaaaaaaactgttcctGCTCAGCTACCGCAGGTGTCCGTTCAGTCGTCTGGTGCCGCCCCACATCAAACCACAAAAGACGCGGCTGCTCCAGTGTCTGCCTTTCCCAAAGCGGCTACCACTAGGGTCCACAGCACAACTCCACCTCAAATCATGCGCTTCAGCAGCACAAGCTCCTCCCCTCCTGTATCTCCTACCCCCTCCGACCGCTCTCTGGCCGGATTGAGTCCAGATGAGACCAGCTGCAATGGAGATGTGTTTGGAGAAATG GTTAGCTCACCTCTCACCCAGCTCAGCCTGCACCCCTCTCCAGACCACCCATCTCCAATTAAAGAGGAGTCTCTCGGGCTGATGCAGGCATCCTGCAGCCTTTCTCGCTCGGGTTCGCTTCCAGTCTCACAGCGTCAGGATCCGTTAGGATCTGCAGTGGACAAAGACCAAATGCTTCAGGAGAAGGACAAGCAGATCGAGGAGCTGACACGCATGCTCAGACAGAAGCAGAGGCTGGTGGAGACTCTGCGCTCTCAGCTGGAGCAGGGTAAGCGCGGAGCAGCTGCAGAGGTCTCAGACAACACGGGTAATGCTGAAATACCTTCACTGTCTAACGGAGTGGAAGTGAGGGTGAAGGAAGAGGTCAAGGAGGAAATGGACACATCAGAGGACCTGCAGAAGCAAGTCCAGCCCATGAAAAAGATCCAGACGCCGTGTTCGCAGCAGACTCTGCTCAAGCTGCAGCAGATTCACCGGCTGCaggtgcagcagcagcagcaaatgCTGGTGGACCTACCAAACGTACAGAACGCACAGTTACTGCAACAGCAAAAGCAGCAAATTAACCCACAGAAACTGCAGCAAGAGCAAGGAAAGACACAGGTGTTACAGCTGCAGAAGCAGCAGAAGGCACAATTACTGCAGCAGCAGAAGTTGCAGttactgcagcagcagcataagGTGAAGTTACTacaacagcagcaacagaagacactgttacaacagcagcagaagaaTCAATTGCAGCAGCAAAAGAAGACAGCATTactgcaacagcagcagcaacaaaaGTTGCAGCAGCTCATCATCCAGCAGAGCCAACAAAAGCAGCTACAAACCAATCAGAAGCAGCAACAGACGCCACAGTTACAGACACCACAG gttTCACAGGTGTTCATCAATCAGCCGTCTAGTACTCAAATTACTACGTCTTTCCCACTGGATCTCCTGAAAGCTCACCCCACACCCACGCTGGTCACTGACAGCAATGGCAACCGTTATCTGATTGCACTCACCAGTAATAGTTTGGAAAGCCTGACTGGAAAGTCTCCTCAGAGCAAAACTAATGGACGGATTACTCTACAG AGATTGCAGTCAACCCCTTCTAAGCTCCCTAGCCAGTCATCTGCTGATATGGCTAGTTCTGCCAACCAATCACAAGCTGTCAAAGAGCCCATCTCCAAA GTTCAGAAAGTAGGGCTCCACTTGGAAACCACAAGTGTTCAGGAGTCTAGCCAGCCAGTGTCCGCCCCACCCAGCTTTGAGCCCTTCTTCTCTGGGGATTCTAACCCACTGAACAAACCCTCTTCACCCCCTTCATTTAAG GAGGACACTTGCCCAACTTTTGATCGACATACTTTGTTCACCCCTTCCTCCCCAAAGCCGAACTCTCACCCCCCTCAACATTTTAAA GATAATGTCTCTAACAACCAGCAAATAGATGATTTGTTCGAAATCCTGATCAAGAGTGgag AAATTTCATCTGGATTTAAAGCCAGTCAAGACCCCTCCCTGTCAGACCTCCACTCCAGCCCACCCACTCCATCCCCACCTCCTTCTCCGCTCCACCTCTCGCCACCCACACATCACCCTGACCCTGTTCCCGCTCCTTCCCAGCAGCTCCCGGACACCCAGGACAGGCCTTGCTCTAGAGCTGTCCGCCTCGAGGACTTCCTGGAGAGCACCACCGGTGCTCCTCTCCTTGGCGTGGAGCCGGACGGCCCATTGACGTTGATCGATGACCTCCACAACCAAATGCTGAGCACTTCCAGTATTCTGGACCATCCCTCATCTCCAATGGACACCAGTGACCTGAGCTTCTCACCCCACCCAGCCAACCTGGACTTTGAAGACCCCACCCTGGATGTCATGGATTGGCTGGACATACCCGTGGTAGGAGGGGGCAGTAATTGTAACGGCGGGGGTATGGTCCTTGCCCCTCTCAGCTCGCACACCCCACCCAGTGTATTTTCTGCAGACTTTTTGGACAGTTCAGATCTGCAGATCCATTGGGACTCGTGTTTGTAG
- the mrtfab gene encoding myocardin related transcription factor Ab isoform X1, translated as MLDTNHCLHIDTSSFEDQPIQNGQDKMSVNLDCDRHAYHSLKEVLQLKLQQRRTREELVSQGIMPPLKSPAAFHEQRKSLERARTEDYLKRKIRSRPERSELVRMHILEETSAEPSLQAKQLKLKRARLADDLNDKISHRPGPIELIHKNILPVHTLIGTESPKGESSSLDEDSSDALSPDPLCSQDSPLGLAPQHSPSDMLNMNGDLSPTRFLTQAPPPPLVASDASPPQNLTSETNMTNSSRPPTGHTKSKSSTDRTSHRSKKPKDNKPKVKKLKYHQYIPPDQKNDREPPPQLDSSYAKILHQQQLFLQLQIINQQQQHYNYHTILPAPPKLSAEKQQPTSLGPSPSQTISTCSTVSSNQNGPNRQSQPTVGGAKPSTLPANLDEFKVAELKHELKLRGLTVSGTKNDLIERLKNYQEQNNGSSAAGAAAIKKTVPAQLPQVSVQSSGAAPHQTTKDAAAPVSAFPKAATTRVHSTTPPQIMRFSSTSSSPPVSPTPSDRSLAGLSPDETSCNGDVFGEMVSSPLTQLSLHPSPDHPSPIKEESLGLMQASCSLSRSGSLPVSQRQDPLGSAVDKDQMLQEKDKQIEELTRMLRQKQRLVETLRSQLEQGKRGAAAEVSDNTGNAEIPSLSNGVEVRVKEEVKEEMDTSEDLQKQVQPMKKIQTPCSQQTLLKLQQIHRLQVQQQQQMLVDLPNVQNAQLLQQQKQQINPQKLQQEQGKTQVLQLQKQQKAQLLQQQKLQLLQQQHKVKLLQQQQQKTLLQQQQKNQLQQQKKTALLQQQQQQKLQQLIIQQSQQKQLQTNQKQQQTPQLQTPQVSQVFINQPSSTQITTSFPLDLLKAHPTPTLVTDSNGNRYLIALTSNSLESLTGKSPQSKTNGRITLQRLQSTPSKLPSQSSADMASSANQSQAVKEPISKVQKVGLHLETTSVQESSQPVSAPPSFEPFFSGDSNPLNKPSSPPSFKEDTCPTFDRHTLFTPSSPKPNSHPPQHFKDNVSNNQQIDDLFEILIKSGEISSGFKASQDPSLSDLHSSPPTPSPPPSPLHLSPPTHHPDPVPAPSQQLPDTQDRPCSRAVRLEDFLESTTGAPLLGVEPDGPLTLIDDLHNQMLSTSSILDHPSSPMDTSDLSFSPHPANLDFEDPTLDVMDWLDIPVVGGGSNCNGGGMVLAPLSSHTPPSVFSADFLDSSDLQIHWDSCL; from the exons TTCTTCAGCTCAAACTACAACAAAGAAGGACGCGAGAGGAGCTGGTCAGCCAAGGAATCATGCCTC CTCTGAAGAGTCCAGCTGCCTTCCACGAACAGAGGAAAAGTCTGGAGAGAGCACGC ACTGAGGATTACCTGAAGAGGAAGATCAGGAGTCGGCCAGAGAGGTCAGAACTGGTCAGAATGCACATCCTAGAAG AGACTTCAGCCGAGCCGTCACTGCAGGCCAAGCAGCTGAAGCTGAAGAGAGCTCGACTGGCAGACGATCTCAATGATAAAATCTCCCACCGGCCTGGTCCTATCGAGCTCATCCACAAGAACATCCTCCCTGTGCACACGCTCATTG GTACAGAGTCTCCAAAGGGTGAGAGTTCCTCATTGGATGAGGACAGTAGTGATGCGCTGTCACCGGATCCCCTGTGCAGTCAGGACTCTCCGTTGGGTCTTGCCCCTCAACACTCCCCCTCTGATATGCTGAATATGAATGGAGACTTATCACCCACTCGG TTTCTCACTCAGGCCCCACCTCCTCCACTTGTTGCATCTGATGCCTCTCCACCACAGAATCTAACCAGTGAAACTAACATGACAAACTCTTCCCGTCCACCAACGGGACATACAAAG TCCAAGTCCAGCACAGATCGGACTTCTCATCGATCCAAGAAACCCAAAGATAACAAGCCCAAAGTGAAGAAACTCAAATATCACCAGTATATTCCACCTGACCAGAAGAACGACCGGGAGCCGCCTCCTCAGCTGGACTCTTCGTACGCCAAGATCCTCCACCAGCAGCAGCTTTTCCTTCAGCTTCAGATCATCAACCAGCAACAGCAGCACTACAACTATCACACTATCTTACCCGCCCCTCCAAA ACTTTCTGCTGAAAAGCAGCAACCAACCAGTCTGGGCCCCTCCCCTTCCCAGACTATTTCCACATGCTCGACAGTCTCCTCCAATCAGAATGGGCCCAATCGTCAGAGCCAGCCTACAGTGGGAGGAGCTAAGCCCAGCACTTTGCCTGCAAACCTGGATGAGTTCAAA GTTGCGGAACTTAAACATGAGCTCAAACTGAGGGGTCTGACAGTATCGGGAACTAAAAACGATCTCATTGAACGACTGAAGAACTACCAGGAGCAGAACAATGGATCATCAGCCGCAGGAGctgcagctataaaaaaaactgttcctGCTCAGCTACCGCAGGTGTCCGTTCAGTCGTCTGGTGCCGCCCCACATCAAACCACAAAAGACGCGGCTGCTCCAGTGTCTGCCTTTCCCAAAGCGGCTACCACTAGGGTCCACAGCACAACTCCACCTCAAATCATGCGCTTCAGCAGCACAAGCTCCTCCCCTCCTGTATCTCCTACCCCCTCCGACCGCTCTCTGGCCGGATTGAGTCCAGATGAGACCAGCTGCAATGGAGATGTGTTTGGAGAAATG GTTAGCTCACCTCTCACCCAGCTCAGCCTGCACCCCTCTCCAGACCACCCATCTCCAATTAAAGAGGAGTCTCTCGGGCTGATGCAGGCATCCTGCAGCCTTTCTCGCTCGGGTTCGCTTCCAGTCTCACAGCGTCAGGATCCGTTAGGATCTGCAGTGGACAAAGACCAAATGCTTCAGGAGAAGGACAAGCAGATCGAGGAGCTGACACGCATGCTCAGACAGAAGCAGAGGCTGGTGGAGACTCTGCGCTCTCAGCTGGAGCAGGGTAAGCGCGGAGCAGCTGCAGAGGTCTCAGACAACACGGGTAATGCTGAAATACCTTCACTGTCTAACGGAGTGGAAGTGAGGGTGAAGGAAGAGGTCAAGGAGGAAATGGACACATCAGAGGACCTGCAGAAGCAAGTCCAGCCCATGAAAAAGATCCAGACGCCGTGTTCGCAGCAGACTCTGCTCAAGCTGCAGCAGATTCACCGGCTGCaggtgcagcagcagcagcaaatgCTGGTGGACCTACCAAACGTACAGAACGCACAGTTACTGCAACAGCAAAAGCAGCAAATTAACCCACAGAAACTGCAGCAAGAGCAAGGAAAGACACAGGTGTTACAGCTGCAGAAGCAGCAGAAGGCACAATTACTGCAGCAGCAGAAGTTGCAGttactgcagcagcagcataagGTGAAGTTACTacaacagcagcaacagaagacactgttacaacagcagcagaagaaTCAATTGCAGCAGCAAAAGAAGACAGCATTactgcaacagcagcagcaacaaaaGTTGCAGCAGCTCATCATCCAGCAGAGCCAACAAAAGCAGCTACAAACCAATCAGAAGCAGCAACAGACGCCACAGTTACAGACACCACAG gttTCACAGGTGTTCATCAATCAGCCGTCTAGTACTCAAATTACTACGTCTTTCCCACTGGATCTCCTGAAAGCTCACCCCACACCCACGCTGGTCACTGACAGCAATGGCAACCGTTATCTGATTGCACTCACCAGTAATAGTTTGGAAAGCCTGACTGGAAAGTCTCCTCAGAGCAAAACTAATGGACGGATTACTCTACAG AGATTGCAGTCAACCCCTTCTAAGCTCCCTAGCCAGTCATCTGCTGATATGGCTAGTTCTGCCAACCAATCACAAGCTGTCAAAGAGCCCATCTCCAAA GTTCAGAAAGTAGGGCTCCACTTGGAAACCACAAGTGTTCAGGAGTCTAGCCAGCCAGTGTCCGCCCCACCCAGCTTTGAGCCCTTCTTCTCTGGGGATTCTAACCCACTGAACAAACCCTCTTCACCCCCTTCATTTAAG GAGGACACTTGCCCAACTTTTGATCGACATACTTTGTTCACCCCTTCCTCCCCAAAGCCGAACTCTCACCCCCCTCAACATTTTAAA GATAATGTCTCTAACAACCAGCAAATAGATGATTTGTTCGAAATCCTGATCAAGAGTGgag AAATTTCATCTGGATTTAAAGCCAGTCAAGACCCCTCCCTGTCAGACCTCCACTCCAGCCCACCCACTCCATCCCCACCTCCTTCTCCGCTCCACCTCTCGCCACCCACACATCACCCTGACCCTGTTCCCGCTCCTTCCCAGCAGCTCCCGGACACCCAGGACAGGCCTTGCTCTAGAGCTGTCCGCCTCGAGGACTTCCTGGAGAGCACCACCGGTGCTCCTCTCCTTGGCGTGGAGCCGGACGGCCCATTGACGTTGATCGATGACCTCCACAACCAAATGCTGAGCACTTCCAGTATTCTGGACCATCCCTCATCTCCAATGGACACCAGTGACCTGAGCTTCTCACCCCACCCAGCCAACCTGGACTTTGAAGACCCCACCCTGGATGTCATGGATTGGCTGGACATACCCGTGGTAGGAGGGGGCAGTAATTGTAACGGCGGGGGTATGGTCCTTGCCCCTCTCAGCTCGCACACCCCACCCAGTGTATTTTCTGCAGACTTTTTGGACAGTTCAGATCTGCAGATCCATTGGGACTCGTGTTTGTAG